A section of the Deinococcus taeanensis genome encodes:
- a CDS encoding DUF11 domain-containing protein, whose translation MTVTLTPLLRRTARTLTRRGLPLPLLLTGLAGAAGLDLQFTGGTAVPGGGACTLTLNSRCRFNNVISGLSSTSPLQRDVIVTVTRLNAATLVAAFDNEAPNLTTPPVPVATAAQFFAPTVQPTQTSANITGWAEFTFDVVTAGGAAPAVGGGTAALPGTFWVSTFDTDGDSGTLREFVEFLGVPAGDTGLATGVTSTLSAATAVDGGVLYQGSATVQPGIATANEHKASALYTNQASFKLVYGARTGANGSTSGGRLTAFDFYRPDAVLLRPVLDGFKSVVLTADADGSGTITPGDTLTYRVTYVNTGNAAVSGLQITDTLPTGVSVTSPGAQTVTINGAVTASAVNSTYTGSGAATQLLSGPQTIPANGTLSVSIPVRAQAVDTGTTVSNQASATATGLTAVLTDNVDTATPFLPAVTAAAGWPGVPAGSVVQAQTAGTSPTTVTIQPAADLLLTKSNGASSVNAGGTTVYTITLTNNGPSGANGTLLRDPAAAGLNKTAATCTASGGAVCPAVTATTLEAGVSVATLPAGGRITLTVTAAVTATGGSVSNSVTATLPSGTADPTPTGTVTDTDTVTPVADLSVSKTGPGFAKPGETLTYTLTLTNAGPSAASSVTLTDPLPAGLTYVSSSPAAAVSGQTLTWTLASLASGATQTMTVTATAPGPATLSSTPAARTLTNTATVSSSTSDPGSANNSGTAVTQLVNARLVKTVRNVTQNAASGTSGGGLPGEVLEYCVAFSNEGGVALPNFVLEDQVPASTTAQLDGYDAQEPSAATGFGMKLTRGAAVTYLTSAADATDKGTLSGAAGSFGRGTMTVTLGTLAVNEQGSACFRTTIR comes from the coding sequence ATGACGGTCACCCTGACCCCCCTGCTTCGACGCACCGCCCGCACCCTGACCCGGCGGGGCCTTCCGCTGCCCCTCCTGCTGACCGGCCTGGCGGGCGCTGCCGGTCTGGACCTGCAGTTCACCGGTGGAACCGCAGTGCCCGGCGGCGGCGCCTGCACGCTGACCCTGAACAGCCGCTGCCGTTTCAACAACGTGATCAGCGGCCTGAGCAGCACGTCCCCGCTGCAACGCGACGTCATCGTGACAGTGACCCGACTGAATGCTGCGACGCTAGTCGCGGCCTTCGACAATGAAGCCCCGAACCTCACCACGCCGCCCGTGCCGGTCGCCACGGCCGCGCAGTTCTTCGCGCCGACGGTGCAACCCACCCAGACCAGCGCCAACATCACGGGCTGGGCCGAGTTCACCTTTGACGTGGTGACTGCCGGAGGCGCCGCTCCTGCCGTGGGAGGCGGCACAGCTGCCCTCCCCGGAACGTTCTGGGTCTCCACGTTCGACACGGACGGGGACAGCGGCACCTTGCGGGAATTTGTTGAATTCCTGGGCGTGCCTGCCGGCGACACGGGTCTGGCCACCGGGGTGACCAGCACTCTCTCGGCAGCGACGGCCGTAGACGGCGGCGTGCTGTACCAGGGCAGCGCCACCGTGCAGCCGGGCATCGCCACCGCCAACGAACATAAAGCGAGCGCCCTCTACACCAACCAGGCCAGTTTCAAACTGGTGTACGGGGCCCGCACCGGCGCCAATGGCAGCACGTCGGGCGGTCGCCTGACGGCCTTCGACTTCTACCGCCCGGACGCCGTGCTGCTGCGGCCGGTCCTGGACGGCTTCAAGTCCGTGGTCCTCACCGCCGATGCGGACGGAAGCGGCACCATCACGCCTGGTGACACCCTCACCTACCGCGTCACGTACGTGAACACCGGAAACGCCGCAGTTAGTGGCCTGCAGATCACCGATACGCTGCCCACAGGGGTGAGCGTCACCTCGCCCGGCGCGCAGACCGTCACGATCAACGGCGCAGTGACCGCTTCGGCCGTCAACAGCACCTACACCGGCAGCGGCGCGGCGACACAGCTGCTCAGCGGCCCCCAGACCATCCCTGCCAACGGGACCCTCAGCGTCAGCATTCCCGTCCGGGCCCAGGCAGTGGACACTGGCACGACTGTGAGCAACCAGGCCAGCGCCACGGCCACCGGCCTGACCGCTGTCCTGACCGACAACGTGGACACCGCCACGCCCTTCCTGCCGGCGGTGACTGCCGCCGCAGGCTGGCCCGGGGTGCCTGCCGGCAGCGTTGTTCAGGCGCAGACCGCGGGGACCAGCCCCACGACGGTCACCATCCAGCCGGCTGCGGACCTGCTCCTCACAAAAAGCAACGGGGCAAGCAGTGTCAATGCGGGCGGAACCACGGTGTACACCATCACCCTGACCAACAACGGCCCCAGTGGCGCGAACGGGACGCTGCTGCGTGACCCGGCCGCCGCTGGCCTGAACAAAACCGCTGCCACCTGCACCGCCAGTGGCGGAGCTGTCTGTCCCGCTGTCACGGCCACCACCCTGGAAGCCGGGGTGAGCGTCGCGACCCTGCCGGCCGGCGGCCGGATCACCCTGACCGTGACTGCCGCCGTCACCGCCACGGGCGGGTCGGTCAGTAACAGCGTGACCGCCACCCTTCCCAGCGGCACGGCGGACCCGACCCCCACCGGCACCGTGACCGACACCGACACCGTCACGCCCGTCGCTGACCTGAGCGTGAGCAAAACCGGCCCTGGCTTCGCGAAACCAGGGGAGACCCTCACGTACACCCTGACCCTCACGAACGCAGGTCCCAGCGCCGCCAGCAGCGTCACCCTGACCGACCCGCTGCCCGCCGGGCTGACCTACGTGAGCAGCAGCCCGGCGGCGGCCGTGAGTGGCCAGACCCTCACCTGGACGCTCGCCAGTCTGGCGTCCGGGGCCACGCAGACCATGACGGTAACCGCAACCGCGCCGGGCCCCGCGACGCTCAGCAGCACGCCTGCGGCCCGTACCCTCACGAACACGGCCACCGTGAGCAGCTCAACAAGCGACCCGGGCAGTGCAAATAACTCTGGCACGGCCGTGACCCAGCTGGTGAATGCACGGCTGGTCAAAACAGTGCGCAACGTGACGCAGAACGCAGCGTCCGGGACGAGTGGCGGCGGTCTGCCCGGTGAGGTGCTGGAGTACTGCGTCGCGTTCAGCAATGAGGGAGGCGTGGCGCTGCCGAACTTCGTACTGGAGGATCAGGTGCCGGCCAGCACGACTGCCCAGCTGGACGGGTACGACGCTCAGGAGCCCAGCGCAGCCACAGGCTTCGGCATGAAGCTGACGCGGGGCGCTGCCGTGACCTACCTGACCAGCGCGGCAGACGCGACCGATAAGGGCACGCTGAGCGGCGCAGCGGGCAGCTTTGGGCGGGGCACCATGACGGTCACGCTGGGCACGCTGGCCGTGAACGAGCAGGGCAGCGCCTGCTTCCGCACGACCATCCGCTGA
- a CDS encoding DMT family transporter, which translates to MSARARGVLLLILVTCLWGSTFAVVKTLSELLPPATLIFWRFLIGTLALLPLLWLRRPASGQVAAGAGPRGALWRDGLVLGAWLIAGYGTQTIALHTTSANRAAFFTALSVVLVPLWLVIAQRRRMPGALWGALPLAVAGLALLSWEGGALVAGDGWALACAVTYAGFIVTLERMAGRHGALPFTLAQVLSVTALAFVWVLVSAPGAALPPAAAWGPLLYLGIAATALTTLFQTIGQRWVSAAEASLIYALEPVTATLFSFVLIREQVGARGALGGALVVVATVLSQRADRPHAETPAVQVE; encoded by the coding sequence ATGTCTGCCCGTGCGCGCGGCGTCCTGCTGCTGATCCTGGTGACCTGCCTGTGGGGCAGCACCTTCGCCGTCGTGAAAACCCTCAGTGAGCTGCTGCCGCCGGCCACGTTGATCTTCTGGCGGTTCCTGATCGGTACGCTCGCGCTGCTGCCGCTGCTATGGCTGCGTCGCCCGGCCTCCGGTCAGGTGGCGGCAGGTGCTGGGCCGCGCGGCGCCCTGTGGCGGGACGGACTGGTTCTGGGCGCGTGGCTGATCGCGGGGTACGGCACGCAGACCATCGCGCTGCACACCACGTCGGCCAACCGCGCGGCGTTCTTCACGGCGCTGAGCGTGGTGCTCGTGCCGCTGTGGCTGGTGATCGCGCAGCGCCGCCGCATGCCGGGCGCCCTGTGGGGCGCGCTGCCGCTGGCGGTGGCGGGACTGGCCCTGCTGTCCTGGGAGGGAGGCGCCCTGGTGGCCGGGGACGGGTGGGCGCTGGCGTGCGCGGTGACGTACGCGGGATTCATTGTGACCCTGGAGCGCATGGCGGGCCGGCACGGCGCGCTGCCGTTCACGCTGGCGCAGGTGCTGAGCGTGACCGCGCTGGCGTTCGTGTGGGTGCTGGTCAGCGCGCCCGGCGCGGCGCTGCCGCCTGCGGCTGCCTGGGGCCCCCTGCTGTACCTGGGGATTGCGGCGACCGCGCTGACCACGCTGTTCCAGACGATCGGACAGCGGTGGGTGTCGGCAGCGGAGGCCAGTCTGATCTACGCGCTGGAGCCGGTCACGGCCACCCTGTTCAGTTTCGTGCTGATCCGCGAGCAGGTGGGGGCGCGGGGCGCCCTGGGGGGCGCGCTGGTGGTGGTGGCCACCGTGCTCAGCCAGCGCGCGGACCGGCCGCACGCGGAAACCCCGGCCGTGCAGGTCGAGTAG
- a CDS encoding response regulator transcription factor, with protein MIRVLLVDDHALFRQGLRSLLESEGMRVIGEAANGREAIRYAADTHPDVILMDIQMPELDGVKATQSILEIDPNARVIMITMYRQDRYVFEAVKAGARGYVLKDADAATLLDVIRRVAAGEALLDADMAQNVLDDFRDKREELPSEKHADLNERETMILKLLAQGFSNQDIALRLDISEKTVRNRLSEIFTKLQLNNRTQAALYAIREGIANLE; from the coding sequence ATGATTCGCGTTTTGCTCGTGGATGATCACGCGTTGTTCCGTCAGGGGCTGCGCAGCCTGCTGGAGTCCGAGGGAATGCGCGTGATCGGGGAGGCCGCCAACGGCCGTGAAGCCATCCGCTACGCCGCCGATACGCACCCGGACGTGATTCTGATGGATATTCAGATGCCTGAACTTGATGGCGTGAAGGCCACGCAGAGCATCCTGGAAATCGATCCGAACGCCCGGGTGATCATGATCACCATGTACCGCCAGGACCGGTACGTGTTCGAGGCCGTGAAGGCCGGCGCACGTGGGTACGTGCTGAAGGACGCGGACGCGGCAACCCTGCTGGACGTGATCCGCCGCGTGGCGGCCGGCGAGGCGCTGCTCGACGCCGACATGGCGCAGAACGTGCTGGATGACTTCCGGGACAAGCGTGAGGAGCTGCCCAGCGAGAAGCACGCCGACCTGAACGAGCGCGAGACGATGATCCTGAAACTGCTCGCGCAGGGGTTCTCCAACCAGGACATCGCGCTGCGCCTGGACATCAGTGAGAAGACCGTGCGCAACCGCCTGTCGGAGATCTTCACGAAATTGCAGCTGAACAACCGCACGCAGGCGGCCCTGTACGCCATCCGGGAGGGGATCGCCAACCTTGAGTAA
- a CDS encoding serine hydrolase, giving the protein MSLGDRPAGAGERLAAFQASLRGGGFPGTVGLRVCTLAGEDLVAWNAERVFPAASTIKVPLLIMALQAAQAGRLDLRGQVVVGAADRVPGTGVLHELLPGVTLAWQDVLTLMIIVSDNTATNLLIGRLGVEAVNTWLAAQGLRSSRLVGKLQLPAEQRSEAQRRGERNATTARDQTDLLLALMRGELLDGAHTALALDILERQHHRDLIGRRVPCGADGERLYRSATKSGELLGVRHDVGVLFTPRALVVALLSEGGRDPREHPENEDVRVLADALWTLLSDLGGLGARGDI; this is encoded by the coding sequence ATGAGCCTGGGGGACCGGCCGGCCGGGGCGGGGGAGAGGCTCGCGGCGTTTCAGGCCAGTCTGCGTGGGGGCGGCTTTCCGGGCACGGTGGGTCTGCGGGTGTGCACGCTGGCCGGCGAGGATCTCGTGGCCTGGAACGCGGAGCGGGTCTTCCCGGCGGCTAGCACGATCAAGGTGCCGCTGTTGATCATGGCGTTGCAGGCCGCGCAGGCCGGACGGCTTGACCTGCGCGGGCAGGTCGTGGTGGGCGCGGCCGACCGGGTGCCGGGCACCGGGGTGCTGCATGAACTGCTGCCCGGCGTGACCCTGGCGTGGCAGGACGTGCTGACGCTGATGATCATCGTGAGTGACAACACGGCCACGAACCTGCTGATCGGCCGGCTTGGCGTGGAGGCGGTGAATACCTGGCTGGCCGCTCAGGGTCTGCGGAGCTCGCGGCTGGTGGGGAAGTTGCAGCTGCCCGCGGAGCAGCGCAGTGAGGCGCAGCGACGCGGCGAGCGCAACGCCACCACCGCCCGTGACCAGACGGACCTGCTGCTTGCCCTGATGAGGGGTGAGCTGCTGGACGGCGCGCACACTGCCCTGGCCCTGGACATTCTGGAACGTCAGCATCACCGTGACCTGATCGGCCGGCGCGTGCCGTGTGGCGCGGACGGGGAGCGGTTGTACCGGAGTGCCACCAAGAGTGGGGAACTGCTGGGGGTCCGCCACGATGTGGGCGTGCTGTTCACCCCGCGCGCACTGGTGGTGGCCCTGCTTTCCGAGGGGGGCCGGGACCCGCGGGAGCATCCGGAGAATGAGGACGTGCGGGTTCTCGCGGACGCATTGTGGACACTGCTGTCCGACCTGGGTGGCCTGGGCGCGCGGGGGGACATTTAA
- a CDS encoding c-type cytochrome, whose translation MERNDAVMPWVAIVCAAIMWIILLFLFNKETAPEPVVVDPAVVANISKEFPTVGKTVFTTNCAGCHGAEGQGAIGPRLAGDEKLTQDPAYVYNIVMKGKGAMPAVGQGLKENEVYAVANYVLHSWGNNIEEPLTPATIAASQTKIDPAVLKNRSRFVPEDIKLPEIFLASFIMVLLTYGLIGLYSVWAEGMELRPGIHKVRSTPLAMLGILTTLALTIVFGVLFVRQMVTDFAGWGAKEPVMPNVTAEGFYAAMVLLMLAASLALYKKFFMDGEVLVEDASGEFPW comes from the coding sequence GTGGAAAGAAACGACGCTGTCATGCCCTGGGTCGCCATCGTGTGCGCGGCCATTATGTGGATCATCCTGCTGTTCCTGTTCAACAAGGAAACGGCGCCTGAACCTGTGGTGGTTGATCCGGCGGTCGTGGCGAACATCAGTAAGGAATTCCCTACCGTGGGGAAGACGGTCTTCACCACCAACTGCGCGGGCTGTCACGGCGCGGAAGGTCAGGGCGCCATCGGCCCCAGGCTGGCCGGCGACGAGAAGCTCACCCAGGACCCCGCCTACGTCTACAACATCGTCATGAAGGGCAAGGGCGCCATGCCAGCCGTCGGTCAGGGCCTCAAGGAGAACGAGGTGTACGCCGTGGCGAACTACGTGCTGCACTCCTGGGGGAACAACATCGAGGAACCGCTGACACCCGCGACCATCGCGGCCAGCCAGACCAAGATTGACCCGGCCGTCCTGAAGAACCGCAGCCGCTTTGTCCCTGAGGACATCAAGCTGCCGGAGATCTTCCTGGCGTCGTTCATCATGGTGCTGCTCACCTACGGCCTGATCGGTCTGTACAGCGTCTGGGCAGAAGGCATGGAACTGCGCCCCGGCATTCACAAGGTCCGCTCCACGCCCCTGGCGATGCTGGGCATCCTCACGACGCTGGCCCTGACCATCGTGTTCGGCGTGCTGTTCGTACGTCAGATGGTGACGGACTTCGCCGGGTGGGGCGCCAAGGAACCCGTCATGCCGAACGTGACGGCCGAAGGCTTCTACGCCGCCATGGTTCTGCTGATGCTGGCGGCCAGTCTCGCGCTGTACAAGAAGTTCTTCATGGACGGCGAGGTGCTCGTCGAAGACGCCAGCGGCGAATTCCCCTGGTAA
- a CDS encoding ubiquinol-cytochrome c reductase iron-sulfur subunit codes for MTRYKKQDPELTRRKFINVAMGTGAAVGTLSLVSALGIAKPVFRLTADKAPPLKGDVLVHADAAKYGQPVKPSELSELAVIAYPMGRNKDGSTVIRAGEPNNQVGVYKFEPSALQAPTKIDATDNGIVVYSNTCTHAGCFPKSVNNQFIVNCPCHSGQYEPRQGCKVIGGPPPKPMPQLGVKVEGEQLVLTSSFLTSPYGYKNDEEWEAYLKQAEELLA; via the coding sequence ATGACCCGTTACAAGAAACAAGATCCCGAACTGACCCGCCGTAAGTTCATCAATGTGGCCATGGGCACCGGCGCCGCCGTGGGCACCCTCAGTCTCGTCAGCGCGCTGGGCATCGCCAAGCCTGTCTTCCGCCTGACGGCCGACAAGGCGCCGCCCCTCAAAGGCGACGTGCTCGTGCACGCGGACGCCGCCAAGTACGGCCAGCCGGTAAAGCCCTCCGAGCTGAGTGAACTGGCCGTGATTGCCTACCCGATGGGCCGCAACAAGGACGGCAGCACCGTGATCCGCGCGGGTGAACCGAACAACCAGGTGGGCGTGTACAAGTTCGAGCCCTCCGCGCTGCAGGCCCCCACGAAAATCGACGCGACCGACAACGGCATTGTGGTGTACTCGAACACCTGCACGCACGCCGGTTGCTTTCCCAAGTCGGTGAACAACCAATTTATCGTGAACTGCCCCTGCCACTCCGGGCAGTACGAACCCCGTCAGGGCTGCAAGGTGATCGGCGGGCCGCCACCCAAGCCCATGCCGCAGCTGGGCGTCAAGGTCGAAGGGGAACAGCTGGTGCTGACCTCTTCGTTCCTGACCTCGCCCTACGGATACAAGAACGACGAGGAGTGGGAAGCCTACCTGAAGCAGGCTGAGGAGTTGCTCGCATGA
- a CDS encoding cytochrome b, producing the protein MNQWLDDRLHISRLNDKFLRKAFPVHHSFFLGEITLFSLIVLIITGILLALAYEPSNSMVVNSFDPGTAAKPNMLPAAYHSALKINAMPFGDMLRRTHHWMANIMIAAAVLHLMRVYFTGAFKKPREINWWIGMLLLIFAGLTAVTGYILPYDNYAYSTVKVIYAITASVPWVGDWLAQAAFAGRFPGDGIIPRIYGYHIMLLPGILLAMTAAHMLIMIKQKHTQPQYAKRLAYKKIVGVPLMTQQTPIMLMLALLFTGLVMLFAAFIPVHPVEFFGPPSSSGVSNIKPDWYLLWVFGALAIIPGFEVEILGGTISAEFIGAMVFPGIVIGLMFAVPMLDRSKDNQYYAENPTNSPVRLAAGVAFMAMMLVMSVAGYKPELIESRLLTTNNANAILWILTFVIPALSYFGTIGIVRGIRALREADERETLAHAHADD; encoded by the coding sequence ATGAACCAGTGGCTCGATGACCGTCTTCACATCTCGCGCCTGAACGACAAGTTCCTGCGCAAAGCCTTCCCGGTGCATCACTCCTTCTTCCTGGGGGAGATCACGCTGTTCAGCCTGATCGTGCTGATTATCACGGGCATCCTGCTGGCGCTGGCGTACGAGCCCAGCAACAGCATGGTCGTGAACTCCTTCGACCCCGGCACCGCTGCCAAGCCGAATATGCTTCCGGCCGCGTACCACTCTGCGCTGAAGATCAACGCCATGCCCTTCGGGGACATGCTGCGCCGCACTCACCACTGGATGGCGAACATCATGATTGCCGCAGCGGTGCTGCACCTGATGCGCGTGTACTTTACCGGGGCGTTCAAAAAGCCGCGTGAAATCAACTGGTGGATTGGCATGCTGCTGCTGATCTTTGCCGGGCTGACCGCCGTGACCGGCTACATCCTGCCGTACGACAACTACGCGTACAGCACCGTGAAGGTCATCTACGCCATCACGGCCTCCGTGCCCTGGGTGGGCGACTGGCTGGCGCAGGCGGCGTTCGCTGGACGCTTCCCCGGCGACGGCATCATTCCCCGCATCTACGGCTACCACATCATGCTGCTGCCCGGCATCCTGCTGGCCATGACGGCCGCGCACATGCTCATCATGATCAAGCAGAAGCACACCCAGCCGCAGTACGCCAAGCGTCTGGCGTACAAGAAGATCGTTGGTGTGCCCCTGATGACGCAGCAGACCCCCATCATGCTGATGCTGGCCCTGCTGTTCACGGGACTGGTCATGCTGTTCGCTGCGTTCATCCCTGTTCACCCCGTGGAGTTCTTCGGTCCGCCCAGCTCCTCGGGCGTCAGCAACATCAAGCCCGACTGGTACCTGCTGTGGGTGTTCGGGGCCCTGGCAATCATCCCCGGCTTTGAAGTCGAGATTCTGGGCGGCACGATCAGCGCTGAGTTCATCGGCGCCATGGTCTTCCCCGGCATCGTGATTGGCCTGATGTTCGCAGTGCCGATGCTCGACCGCAGCAAGGACAACCAGTACTACGCCGAGAACCCCACCAACTCCCCCGTCCGGCTGGCTGCTGGCGTGGCGTTCATGGCCATGATGCTCGTGATGTCGGTGGCCGGGTACAAACCCGAGCTGATCGAGAGCCGCCTCCTGACCACCAACAACGCCAACGCGATCCTGTGGATTCTGACTTTCGTGATCCCTGCCCTGAGCTACTTCGGCACGATCGGGATTGTGCGCGGCATCCGCGCGCTGCGGGAAGCGGACGAGCGCGAGACGCTCGCCCACGCCCACGCAGACGACTGA
- a CDS encoding DdrH: MTNPYAEWFEQLRSEYGEQLRAMPLPEGLPEHLRALIAQHDEDAIQFMIKLAWQFGAQVGYAAGSRQGATPAVSLPTQRVQA, encoded by the coding sequence ATGACGAACCCCTATGCCGAGTGGTTCGAGCAGCTCCGCAGTGAATACGGGGAGCAGCTCCGCGCCATGCCTCTCCCCGAAGGTCTTCCTGAACATCTGCGTGCCCTGATCGCTCAGCATGACGAAGACGCCATTCAGTTCATGATCAAGCTCGCGTGGCAGTTCGGCGCCCAGGTCGGGTATGCGGCCGGGAGTCGCCAGGGCGCCACACCCGCTGTCAGTCTGCCGACCCAGCGCGTTCAGGCTTAA
- a CDS encoding HesB/IscA family protein, protein MTATTTSEQTGGVPARDITISEYGAQRALTILAGSGKENAGVRVFIKSGGCSGYQYGMAIDDRELEGDTIVVDRGVKLLVDRMSLPLLRGSEVDFVENMMGGGFTVHNPNATSACGCGSSFRTDGSQSPDGEGAGGCASH, encoded by the coding sequence ATGACCGCGACCACCACCTCCGAACAGACCGGCGGCGTGCCCGCCCGTGACATCACCATCAGCGAATACGGCGCCCAGAGAGCCCTGACGATCCTGGCCGGCAGCGGCAAGGAAAATGCCGGCGTACGCGTGTTCATCAAGAGCGGCGGCTGCAGTGGCTACCAGTATGGAATGGCCATCGATGACCGCGAACTCGAAGGCGACACCATTGTCGTTGACCGCGGCGTGAAACTCCTCGTCGACCGTATGAGCCTGCCCCTGCTGCGTGGCAGTGAAGTGGATTTCGTGGAGAACATGATGGGCGGCGGCTTCACCGTGCATAACCCCAACGCCACCTCCGCGTGCGGATGCGGCTCCTCCTTCCGCACCGACGGCTCCCAGTCCCCCGACGGCGAAGGCGCCGGCGGCTGCGCCAGCCACTGA
- a CDS encoding peptide ABC transporter substrate-binding protein, with amino-acid sequence MKKTLALTAFLLGAALAGPANNSLVVGTSQEPPNIYDPWSTNNLAITSEINGYMGASLTYQDDNGDTKADIATRVPTLANGDYKVVKDAKGDVVRNSVTYSIRKDAKWSDGTPIKVADFQFWLKLENDDRVPVPDRDPWDRAKITVNDTDTFTITFEPPYLFADQVSPSLAPSHIMGAAWNAFDAKTKNEKDAKVINEEWKKFIASFTTARNLPKVVAGPFKPTAWRTGNSLTMTRNAMYWNQPKNPENYVQTVTYRFIPNTNTLKVNILSGQLDAVSNVGLTFDQGVDLSRNERNKYKTYFVPGAVWEHVDINARGQRAKDLDLDDPRMRQALLYSIDRDALVKALFQGKQAVSNSWIGPVSKLYKKDVNDYNVNVTKAKQLFAALGWTPGSDGVLQKGGKKLSLNFSTTAGNSTRERVQQILQAQWKAVGVQVNIQNYPASVLFGPDFLSKGESGKWDMAMYAWSNNPVFEEGNLWKSEGIPTAANGYSGQNNPGWKNAEYDKLYQQAKVEFNQAERIKLFDRMQAIWNSELPSLPLYFRVNVYTKVPGLVNYTFSAITQYPSWNAANIGWASKGAVEEYKQK; translated from the coding sequence ATGAAAAAGACCCTTGCCCTTACAGCGTTCCTCCTCGGCGCCGCCCTCGCCGGTCCTGCCAACAACAGCCTGGTGGTCGGCACCTCTCAGGAACCGCCGAACATCTACGACCCGTGGAGCACCAACAACCTTGCCATCACCAGCGAGATTAACGGCTACATGGGCGCCAGCCTGACCTACCAGGATGACAACGGCGACACCAAGGCCGACATCGCCACCCGCGTCCCTACCCTGGCAAACGGCGACTACAAGGTCGTCAAGGACGCCAAGGGCGACGTGGTCCGCAACAGCGTCACGTACTCCATCCGCAAGGACGCAAAGTGGAGCGACGGCACACCCATCAAGGTCGCGGACTTCCAGTTCTGGCTGAAACTCGAGAACGACGACCGCGTGCCTGTGCCTGACCGTGATCCCTGGGACCGCGCGAAAATTACCGTCAACGACACTGACACCTTCACCATTACCTTCGAGCCGCCCTACCTGTTTGCCGATCAGGTGAGCCCTAGCCTGGCGCCCAGCCACATCATGGGCGCAGCCTGGAACGCCTTTGACGCCAAGACGAAGAACGAGAAGGACGCCAAGGTCATCAACGAGGAGTGGAAGAAGTTCATCGCCTCGTTCACCACCGCCCGCAACCTGCCCAAGGTCGTGGCCGGACCGTTCAAGCCCACCGCGTGGCGCACCGGCAACAGTCTGACCATGACGCGCAACGCCATGTACTGGAATCAGCCCAAGAATCCCGAGAACTACGTACAGACCGTTACCTACCGCTTCATCCCGAACACGAACACCCTGAAGGTGAACATCCTGTCCGGGCAGCTGGACGCCGTAAGTAACGTGGGTCTCACCTTCGACCAGGGGGTCGACCTCTCGCGCAACGAGCGCAACAAGTACAAGACGTACTTCGTGCCCGGCGCAGTGTGGGAACACGTGGACATCAACGCCCGCGGCCAGCGCGCCAAGGACCTCGACCTGGACGACCCCCGCATGCGTCAGGCGCTGCTGTACTCCATTGACCGTGACGCGCTCGTCAAAGCACTGTTCCAGGGCAAACAGGCCGTGTCCAACAGCTGGATCGGGCCAGTCAGCAAGCTCTACAAGAAGGACGTCAACGACTACAACGTGAACGTCACCAAGGCCAAGCAGCTGTTCGCGGCGCTCGGCTGGACGCCCGGCAGCGACGGCGTGCTGCAAAAAGGCGGAAAGAAACTCTCGCTGAACTTCTCCACCACCGCCGGCAACAGCACCCGCGAGCGCGTGCAGCAGATCCTGCAGGCGCAGTGGAAGGCCGTGGGCGTGCAGGTGAACATCCAGAACTACCCTGCCAGCGTGCTGTTCGGACCGGACTTCCTGAGCAAAGGCGAAAGCGGCAAGTGGGACATGGCCATGTACGCCTGGTCGAACAACCCCGTGTTCGAAGAGGGGAACCTCTGGAAGAGCGAAGGGATTCCCACCGCCGCCAACGGCTACTCCGGCCAGAACAACCCCGGCTGGAAGAACGCCGAGTACGACAAGCTGTACCAGCAGGCCAAGGTGGAGTTCAACCAGGCCGAGCGCATCAAGCTGTTCGACCGGATGCAGGCCATCTGGAACTCCGAACTGCCCTCGCTGCCCCTGTACTTCCGCGTGAACGTGTACACCAAAGTGCCCGGCCTCGTGAACTACACCTTCAGCGCGATCACCCAGTACCCCAGCTGGAACGCCGCGAACATCGGGTGGGCCAGCAAGGGCGCCGTCGAGGAGTACAAGCAGAAGTAA